Proteins encoded in a region of the Zea mays cultivar B73 chromosome 2, Zm-B73-REFERENCE-NAM-5.0, whole genome shotgun sequence genome:
- the LOC100278864 gene encoding uncharacterized protein LOC100278864, whose amino-acid sequence MGLFRGSFTLLVGMGCGVYIAQNYNVPNVKKLFNTYVFLAKHIEETYRKPKKKDDD is encoded by the coding sequence ATGGGGTTATTCAGGGGCAGCTTCACTCTCTTGGTGGGAATGGGATGTGGTGTCTATATAGCTCAGAACTACAACGTTCCGAACGTCAAGAAGCtattcaacacatatgttttTCTGGCAAAGCACATCGAGGAAACCTACCGTAAGCCGAAGAAGAAAGACGATGATTGA